In the Sphingobium sp. Z007 genome, CGGAGCAGGTCGCGACCTTCGTATAATCGCGCACGACCGATCCCGCGCGCGCGTGAATGGCGGATACCTCATAATCGTTAGGCGCATAGACATTGCCGCCCGCGGCACCGCTCTGAACGCCGGGCAAACTGTTATCGAAATCGGTGAAAATGTCGCTGAATATACCGTTCTTGCCGAAGCTGTTACCTTCGATATCGACGCCCGCGGTATCGACCGACTGGCGATAGTTGAAGCTTTCCTCCTGGAAGCTGTGGCCGTAATTGCCGAAGAAATAGACGCTGCTGTCATCGCCCAGGTCGAACCCGCCATTGACGAAGAAGCGGTAGGATTCCATCGCCGGATTGCCGTAGCGCTGCGCTAGCTTGGGCACGCCGATATTGGGCTGCTCCTGCGCCAGCAGCGCCGCGCCCGCGCGGGTCACGCCGCGGCTGGTCTTGGCCGCATTCACATATTCGCCGCTGATGTTGATGAAGCCGCTGTCGCCCAGCTTGAACCCGCCATTCAGCGCCAACTGATAGTCTTCGCCATCGCCGCGATAAAATTGGCCGTAGCGGGCATAGCCCGAAATGCCGTCCGTATCGTCGCGCAGGGTCATGTTGATGACCCCGGCGATGGCGTCCGACCCATATTGCGCCGATGCGCCGTCGCGCAGCACTTCGACCGCGCGGACCGCAATGGCGGGCACCTGCGCCAAGTCGGCGGAATGGGCGCCGGCCGACTGGGCGTTCGCGCCGATCTGGACCAGCGCGGAACGATGCATCCGCTTGCCGTTGATGAGGACCAACGTCTGGTCGGGCGCCAGACCGCGCAGGTTGGGCGGACGGACGAACGAGGAGCCGTCGCCAATGGCGTAGCGCGCGACCGAGAAGGAAGGAACGAGGTTCTGGATCACCTGGTTCATGTCGGCCGTGCCCTGCTTTTGCAGTTCAACCCCCGAATAAACGTCGATCGGCGTGGGCGATTCCGCCACGGTGCGATCGGTACGGCGGGTGCCGGTCACGATGATGGTCTGGCCCGGTTCGGCGGCAGCCGCCTGTGGCGGCGCGTCCTGCGCAAGAACAGGCATGGAATAGCAAAGAGCGACAGCAATGGCGCTGCGCGAAATCAGACCCTTATACTTCATCAAAAAAGCCCCCTATTTCTCTTTTACAGAGGCCTTTTCGACATCCCTACCCTATTTTTATTTTCAACGTCATGAAGTCACAAAATTCCCCGACCGAAACTGAAAGTTTCAGTGCAACTACAATCTGTAACAATTGGAAACGGAAGGCTGGCATAAATCCACCATCAACAAAATGGCCCTTTTTGCCGCAGCGCAAAATCTTTCGGGCGGGACAAAGCCGGACGATCGTCAAACTTTGTCAAATCCTTGTAACATAAAGAAAAAGGCGGCGACCCTGGGGGTCGCCGCCTGTATCTTTTTTACAACTGTCAAGTAGCGTCGTTAACCGTTCACCTTTGTGCAGTTAACCTTCGCGCTATTACCCCTCGCGATTATCGCGACGCTCGGCGATACGCGCGCGCTTGCCGGTGCGGCCGCGCAGATAGTAGAGCTTGGCGCGACGCACGACGCCACGACGGACGACGGTGATCGAATCGAGGTTGGGCGAATAGAGCGGGAACACGCGCTCCACGCCTTCGCCGAACGAAATCTTGCGCACGGTGAAGTTCGAACCCATGCCCTTGTTCGAACGGGCGATGCACACGCCTTCATAGTTCTGAACGCGGCTACGCTCGCCTTCGATGACCTTCACACCGACGCGCAGCGTGTCGCCGGGGCGGAATTCAGGGATGTCCTTGCCGAGGGCGGCGATGTTTTCCGCCTCGATCTGCTGGATGATGTTCATGTCAACTCAGTCCTTGGTCGTTCGTTGCGCACCAGAGGGCGACTGGACCCGAACGCCGATGTGACGTTCCCAAAGGTCCGGCCGCCTTAGCCGTGTATCATCCTCCGCCTGTTGTTTCCGCCAGGCGGCGATTTTCGCATGATCCCCCGATCGCAACACTTGCGGGATCGTGCGCCCCTCCCATTCGACCGGGCGGGTATAGTGCGGATATTCGAGCAACCCCGTTTCAAAGGATTCCTCGACTCCGCTGGAAGCCGCGCCCATTACACCGGGCAGCAGCCGAACACAAGCATCGAGCAGCAGCAAAGCGCCCATTTCCCCGCCCGACAATATGATGTCGCCCATGCTGACCTGCTCGATCGGCCGGGCGTCAAAGATACGCTCGTCAAATCCCTCGAACCGCCCGCACAGCAGGGTCACGCCCGGCCCGTCCGCCAGGCTGCGCACGCGCGCCTGGGTGATCGCCGCGCCCCGCGGCGTCATCGCCAGCACCGGCAGGTCCGGCCGCTGCGCCAGCGCATGGTCGACCGCCCTGGCCAGGATGTCCGCCCGCAGCACCATGCCCGCCCCGCCCCCGGCCGGCGTGTCATCGACGGTGCGATGCTTATCCGTGGCGAAATCGCGGATATGGATCGGATCGCATGTCCACTTGCCCTCGCCAAGCGCTCGCCCGGCCAGCGACACACCCAGCGGCCCCGGAAACATCTCAGGATAGAGGGTCAGTATCTGCGCGGCGAAGCTCATTGCCGGCGCGCCCTCAACCATGCCGCGGAAAACCCGCCGATCAGGCACAACAGGCCGCAAACGAGCAGGGCGACGCTAACGCTACGGAGCAGACCAGCAAAGGGCCGTTCGGGATGCGTCAAGGCAGGAATCAACAGCAGCAGCGGAACCGGGCAAACCAGCGCCGCCGCTGTCGCAAGCCTCGCGCCGCGCGACCAGCCGATGCCG is a window encoding:
- the rplS gene encoding 50S ribosomal protein L19, whose translation is MNIIQQIEAENIAALGKDIPEFRPGDTLRVGVKVIEGERSRVQNYEGVCIARSNKGMGSNFTVRKISFGEGVERVFPLYSPNLDSITVVRRGVVRRAKLYYLRGRTGKRARIAERRDNREG
- the trmD gene encoding tRNA (guanosine(37)-N1)-methyltransferase TrmD, yielding MSFAAQILTLYPEMFPGPLGVSLAGRALGEGKWTCDPIHIRDFATDKHRTVDDTPAGGGAGMVLRADILARAVDHALAQRPDLPVLAMTPRGAAITQARVRSLADGPGVTLLCGRFEGFDERIFDARPIEQVSMGDIILSGGEMGALLLLDACVRLLPGVMGAASSGVEESFETGLLEYPHYTRPVEWEGRTIPQVLRSGDHAKIAAWRKQQAEDDTRLRRPDLWERHIGVRVQSPSGAQRTTKD